The Lentisphaerota bacterium nucleotide sequence GGCAGCCGCGGGGCCACGCGAGCGCCGATGGAACCTGCCCCGGAATGGCGCGGAGGGGGCGTCCCCGGGTCGCGGCGGAGGGAATCGCATCGAGCAGCGCGATCGCGTAGGGATGAAGCGGGCGCGCAAAAAACGCCTGCGCGGGCGCCTGCTCTACGATCTCGCCGGCATACATCACGGCGACCTGGGTGCACATGCGCCAGACGACGCCCATGTCGTGGGTGATCAGCAGCAGCGCGGTGGTTTTGCGGCAGAGGGCCTGCATCAGATCGAGCACCTGCGCCTGGGTCGTGACATCGAGCGCGGTCGTCGGCTCATCGGCGATGAGCAGATCGGGGCCGTGGCACAGAGCGATCGCGATCATCACGCGCTGCTGCATGCCGCCCGAGAGTTCGTACGGATAGGCGCGCGCGCAGCGCGCCGGGTCTTCGATGCCCACGCGCGCCAGCCAGTCCAGCGCGAGGTGTCGCGCCTCCGAGACGGAGAGGCGGCGGTGAAGGCGCAGGGCCTCGACAATCTGATCGCGCACGCGCCGGAGCGGCGAGAGCGCCGTCATGGGGTCCTGGAAAACCACGCCGATGCGCGCGCCACGCAGGGCGCGCAGCGCACGAACGGGAAGCGCGGTCAAATCCTGACCATCGAAGCGGATGGACGATTCCGGCGACAGGCGGGCGGGTGGCATGGGGAGCAGGCGGGGGATGGCCAGCGCGGTCGCGGACTTGCCGCAGCCCGACTCGCCGACGATTCCCAGAATCTCGCCGCAGTCGAGCGCGAGCGACACATCATCAACCGCAGCGACGACGCCGTCATCGGTGTCGAAGCGCACGGAGAGGTGTTCGATCTGGAGCAGGGGCGGCATCGGGCATCACTCCATGCGGGTTTTGGGTTTGGGG carries:
- a CDS encoding ABC transporter ATP-binding protein — translated: MPPLLQIEHLSVRFDTDDGVVAAVDDVSLALDCGEILGIVGESGCGKSATALAIPRLLPMPPARLSPESSIRFDGQDLTALPVRALRALRGARIGVVFQDPMTALSPLRRVRDQIVEALRLHRRLSVSEARHLALDWLARVGIEDPARCARAYPYELSGGMQQRVMIAIALCHGPDLLIADEPTTALDVTTQAQVLDLMQALCRKTTALLLITHDMGVVWRMCTQVAVMYAGEIVEQAPAQAFFARPLHPYAIALLDAIPSAATRGRPLRAIPGQVPSALAWPRGCRFAERCPCARPDCLTQHPALAAARSDAARHVRCPYADENTP